In Syntrophobacterales bacterium, a genomic segment contains:
- the ndk gene encoding nucleoside-diphosphate kinase: MERSLVLVKPDGVQRGLTGEVISRLERRGLLLAGAKFMQVSRELAEEHYAIHKGKPFYEGLIAYITASPVMAMVWEGPNAIAAIRQTMGATRPIEAAPGTIRHDFALEVGRNLTHASDSPENGATEAALWFKKDELVSWRRAVDPWIFEK; the protein is encoded by the coding sequence ATGGAACGTTCTTTAGTATTGGTAAAACCGGATGGCGTGCAGCGCGGTCTTACAGGCGAGGTCATCAGCCGCCTGGAAAGACGCGGGCTGCTGCTTGCGGGCGCAAAATTCATGCAGGTAAGCCGGGAACTTGCCGAGGAGCATTATGCCATTCACAAGGGAAAGCCCTTTTATGAGGGACTGATCGCCTATATAACTGCGTCGCCGGTCATGGCGATGGTCTGGGAAGGGCCGAACGCGATTGCCGCAATCCGGCAGACGATGGGGGCCACCCGTCCTATAGAGGCGGCGCCGGGGACGATCCGCCACGACTTTGCGCTGGAGGTCGGCCGCAATCTTACCCACGCCTCCGACAGCCCGGAAAACGGCGCAACGGAGGCGGCTTTGTGGTTTAAAAAAGACGAACTTGTTTCCTGGCGCCGCGCCGTGGATCCATGGATATTTGAAAAGTAA
- a CDS encoding TRAP transporter permease, whose product MNDAPKKEAANPDPLKADVIDEIDEVAKYDPELRFRRLSGATLKIMYAMTIILSLFHIYTAGFGVLQEWRHRTFHLAFVLPLVFFLYTMRKGKSEGRKIVIYDIIYAAIGSGFITVMSRELFHLVPAASWGTALLSFAMILYFKRREFLSEKIAASIDFPIFTAMLLAVFYGAYLQFSDLHFLSWFNDLNPSLIFWGVLLLGMFLSLILLFVLQWLNALAGIVKRRTFCYNQNNIPYFDVFFAMLSAFVSIYIFLEFNNIGMRAGSPVPTDLLIGAVAILFVLEGARRSIGAPLPIIATLVLINCYLGPYFLNIPGLSLFAHRGYPVSRIIDYMYLGTEGIYGIPLGVVATFVFHFVLFGLFISRTGLGQLFMDLAMAIAGGSPGGPAKVAVVSSGMFGSISGSSVANTVTTGSFTIPLMKKVGYRPVFAGAVEATSSTGGQLMPPVMGAAAFIMADFLGIPYIKIAAAAVIPAFLYYLAVGWMVHLEALKYGLTGLPREMLPRVSTVLKERGLLVVPLLIIVYLLISGRSPFLAAYWGIILSVSMGQIHKRTSSFLLPIVLSLPAILFEVNPLLNMTQALLWIGVFILGAALALRRGDRIALSASVVISLLLAAGFLSGMNPYLCSFWANILVILVGISYKESKMRLPDILSALEWGTKNAISIGAAVACVGFIVGGTTLTGLGLKFAATVINLAQATVGGIAQLDIFHLITGKGLILFFTLFYTMIACFILGMGIPTTAQYIVASMIAAPALMQWGIHPLVSHMFVLYFAVLADVTPPVALAAYAASGVSGADPFRTGLTAFRLSSAGFLIPYVFVSAPIILWHPTIIDGKTPFDYWLFAQVMITAILGIMALGATMIGYFRTISTVWERILTGIAAAFLIVPETKTDFIGFFVLLAVFLLQTFRKRKVKTAAV is encoded by the coding sequence CGCGACCTTGAAAATCATGTACGCGATGACGATCATCCTCTCGTTGTTCCACATCTACACAGCCGGCTTTGGCGTTCTTCAGGAGTGGCGTCACCGCACCTTCCATCTTGCCTTTGTGCTGCCGCTCGTCTTTTTTCTATATACGATGAGGAAAGGCAAGTCAGAGGGAAGGAAAATAGTTATTTACGACATCATCTACGCGGCCATCGGCAGCGGCTTTATTACCGTTATGAGCAGGGAGCTTTTCCACCTCGTTCCCGCCGCTTCCTGGGGGACGGCGCTTTTGTCATTCGCCATGATTCTTTATTTTAAACGCCGGGAGTTCCTGTCTGAAAAAATCGCCGCCTCCATCGATTTCCCCATTTTTACGGCAATGCTGCTGGCGGTGTTTTATGGCGCCTACCTTCAGTTTTCCGATCTCCATTTCCTGAGCTGGTTTAATGATCTCAACCCCTCCCTGATTTTTTGGGGCGTCCTGCTTTTGGGAATGTTTCTGAGCCTGATCCTGCTTTTTGTGTTGCAGTGGCTAAATGCGCTTGCCGGCATTGTCAAAAGACGCACCTTTTGCTACAATCAAAACAATATTCCCTATTTCGACGTCTTTTTCGCCATGCTGTCCGCCTTTGTTTCCATTTACATTTTTCTGGAATTCAACAACATCGGCATGAGGGCGGGAAGCCCCGTGCCGACTGATCTCCTGATCGGGGCAGTTGCCATTCTCTTTGTTCTCGAAGGGGCCAGAAGGAGCATCGGGGCGCCGCTGCCGATCATCGCCACCCTGGTCTTGATAAACTGCTATCTGGGGCCTTATTTCCTTAATATCCCGGGGCTTTCGCTGTTCGCGCATCGCGGCTATCCCGTTTCCCGCATTATCGACTATATGTATCTCGGCACAGAGGGAATCTATGGCATTCCCCTGGGCGTCGTTGCCACCTTCGTCTTTCATTTTGTCCTTTTTGGACTTTTCATCTCCCGGACGGGGCTGGGACAGCTCTTCATGGACCTGGCGATGGCAATCGCCGGGGGCAGTCCGGGGGGGCCGGCCAAGGTGGCCGTGGTCTCCAGCGGAATGTTCGGCTCCATCAGCGGCAGTTCCGTCGCCAATACGGTGACAACCGGCTCCTTTACAATCCCGCTGATGAAAAAGGTGGGGTATCGACCTGTTTTCGCCGGCGCCGTGGAGGCAACCTCCTCCACCGGCGGACAACTGATGCCGCCGGTTATGGGCGCTGCTGCCTTTATCATGGCTGATTTTCTGGGGATCCCCTACATAAAAATCGCCGCCGCCGCCGTCATCCCTGCCTTTCTTTACTATCTGGCGGTCGGCTGGATGGTTCACCTTGAAGCCCTTAAATACGGCTTGACCGGTCTGCCGCGGGAGATGCTCCCCCGGGTTTCCACTGTTCTGAAAGAGCGCGGTCTTTTGGTCGTTCCCCTTTTGATTATCGTCTATCTGCTGATCTCCGGGAGAAGTCCTTTTCTTGCCGCCTACTGGGGGATCATCCTCTCGGTTTCGATGGGTCAGATCCATAAGCGCACTTCATCCTTCTTACTGCCGATTGTTCTGTCGCTGCCGGCCATCCTCTTTGAAGTCAATCCGCTGCTCAATATGACTCAGGCGCTGCTCTGGATTGGCGTCTTCATCCTGGGGGCGGCACTGGCATTGCGCCGCGGCGACCGCATCGCCCTGAGCGCATCCGTTGTAATTTCCCTGTTGCTGGCGGCGGGCTTTCTGTCGGGAATGAATCCGTATTTATGCTCTTTCTGGGCTAACATCCTGGTTATTCTCGTCGGCATTTCCTACAAGGAAAGCAAAATGCGCCTGCCGGACATCTTAAGCGCCCTGGAATGGGGAACAAAAAACGCCATTTCCATTGGCGCCGCAGTAGCCTGTGTTGGTTTCATAGTCGGGGGAACAACGCTGACCGGCCTCGGCCTCAAATTCGCTGCCACCGTTATCAACCTTGCCCAGGCGACGGTGGGAGGCATCGCCCAGCTCGATATTTTCCACCTGATCACCGGCAAGGGGCTGATCCTTTTCTTTACCCTTTTCTACACGATGATCGCCTGCTTCATCCTCGGGATGGGAATACCGACGACCGCCCAGTACATTGTGGCATCGATGATTGCCGCGCCGGCTTTGATGCAGTGGGGAATCCATCCGCTGGTATCTCACATGTTCGTTCTCTATTTCGCCGTGCTGGCCGACGTAACGCCGCCGGTGGCGCTGGCCGCCTACGCCGCCTCGGGGGTCTCCGGGGCCGATCCTTTCCGGACGGGACTCACCGCCTTTCGCCTCTCGTCTGCCGGTTTTTTGATACCCTATGTCTTTGTTTCCGCGCCGATCATCCTCTGGCATCCGACCATAATCGATGGAAAAACGCCGTTTGATTATTGGCTGTTTGCCCAGGTCATGATTACCGCCATCCTGGGAATCATGGCGTTAGGTGCAACGATGATCGGCTATTTCCGGACGATCTCTACGGTTTGGGAAAGGATTCTTACCGGAATCGCCGCTGCCTTTCTGATCGTGCCGGAAACAAAGACCGATTTTATCGGCTTCTTTGTCCTGCTGGCGGTTTTCCTGTTGCAGACCTTTCGCAAAAGAAAGGTAAAGACTGCGGCTGTTTGA
- the serS gene encoding serine--tRNA ligase: protein MLDIKYLRQNMDIVAAKMRERGQGMNFERFSLLDNRRRELLQEVEQLRSERNAVSRQVGEKKKKGEDATEIIARMGDVSARIKALDDDLKKTDEDLDRIVMTIPNIPHESVVCGKDADDNPVVRLWGEKPQFSFAPRPHWEIGEELKILDFAVGAKLTGARFTLYRGPGARLERALINFMLDLHTQEHGYTEMLPPFIVNRESMTGTGQLPKFEEDLFKLEGLDYFLIPTAEVPVTNIHRGDILGEAELPLCYVAYTPCFRAEAGSYGKDTRGLIRQHQFNKVELVKFSKPEESYNELEKLTLNAEEVLKRLKIPYRVINLCTGDLGFSSAKTYDIEAWLPGQDAYREISSCSNFEDFQARRASIRFRRAETGKTELVHTLNGSGLAVGRTVVAILENFQQADGSVVMPDALRPYMGGVEVIRNK, encoded by the coding sequence ATGCTGGACATAAAATACCTCAGACAAAATATGGATATTGTTGCCGCCAAGATGCGCGAGCGGGGACAGGGGATGAACTTTGAGCGGTTCTCCCTCCTGGATAACCGCCGGCGGGAACTGCTGCAAGAGGTGGAGCAGCTTCGCAGCGAACGCAATGCCGTCTCCCGGCAGGTTGGCGAAAAGAAGAAAAAAGGCGAGGACGCAACCGAAATAATCGCCCGGATGGGGGATGTTTCGGCGCGGATCAAGGCCCTCGATGACGACCTCAAAAAAACGGACGAGGATCTCGACCGGATCGTCATGACCATCCCGAATATCCCGCACGAATCGGTTGTTTGCGGGAAGGACGCCGATGACAACCCGGTCGTCCGCCTCTGGGGCGAGAAGCCGCAATTTTCTTTTGCGCCGCGTCCGCACTGGGAGATCGGGGAGGAGCTGAAGATCCTCGATTTTGCCGTAGGGGCAAAGCTGACCGGGGCGCGCTTTACCCTGTACCGGGGGCCGGGGGCAAGGCTGGAGCGGGCGCTGATCAATTTCATGCTCGATCTCCATACGCAGGAGCATGGCTATACCGAGATGCTGCCCCCCTTCATCGTCAACCGCGAAAGCATGACCGGCACCGGCCAGCTCCCCAAGTTTGAGGAGGATCTCTTCAAGCTGGAGGGGCTTGACTATTTTTTGATTCCGACGGCGGAGGTTCCCGTCACCAATATCCACCGGGGCGATATTCTCGGCGAGGCGGAATTGCCGCTTTGCTATGTGGCCTATACCCCCTGCTTTCGCGCGGAGGCCGGCTCGTACGGCAAGGATACGCGGGGGCTGATCCGTCAGCATCAGTTCAACAAGGTCGAGTTGGTGAAGTTTTCCAAACCGGAGGAATCTTACAATGAGTTGGAAAAACTGACATTGAACGCCGAAGAGGTATTGAAGAGGCTGAAGATTCCCTATCGGGTGATCAATCTTTGCACCGGCGATCTGGGCTTTTCATCCGCGAAAACCTATGATATAGAGGCATGGCTTCCCGGGCAGGACGCCTATCGGGAGATATCCTCGTGCAGTAATTTCGAGGATTTTCAGGCGCGCCGGGCCTCCATCCGCTTCCGGCGGGCGGAAACCGGCAAAACGGAGCTGGTGCATACCCTGAATGGCTCCGGCTTGGCGGTAGGCCGAACGGTCGTTGCCATCCTGGAGAATTTCCAGCAGGCCGACGGCAGCGTCGTAATGCCGGACGCCCTTCGTCCCTATATGGGCGGGGTGGAAGTGATCAGAAACAAGTAG
- the trxA gene encoding thioredoxin — protein sequence MVHEVTDNNFQDVVIKAELPTLVDFWAPWCGPCKKISPVVEKLAEEYAGKAGFCKINVDQAPETAIKYGIRSIPTLMVFKGGEKANQVIGAVPEAKIKAMLDEQM from the coding sequence ATGGTTCACGAGGTCACAGATAACAATTTTCAAGATGTGGTTATCAAGGCAGAACTGCCGACGCTTGTTGATTTCTGGGCGCCCTGGTGCGGTCCCTGCAAGAAGATTTCCCCCGTTGTCGAAAAACTGGCTGAAGAATATGCGGGAAAGGCCGGCTTCTGCAAGATCAACGTTGACCAGGCGCCGGAAACCGCGATCAAATACGGCATCCGCAGCATTCCTACCTTGATGGTTTTCAAGGGCGGCGAAAAGGCAAATCAGGTCATCGGCGCCGTTCCGGAGGCGAAAATCAAGGCCATGCTCGACGAACAAATGTAA
- the rnhA gene encoding ribonuclease HI, which produces MKKKYYAVVRGFCPGIYNSWYGLGGAEEQVRGYANALFQGFGSREEAEVWQKKGTPARRTEAAGAAKPVVTGKGRRTETADTSTAPEIVAPVKASAQKIIIYTDGGCKRNPGPGGYGAVVMDGSNRRELAQGFRLTTNNRMELMACIAALQSLTGSAAVVLHSDSQYVVKGIEKGWAKRWRAKGWMRTKEEAAVNADLWAVLLELCDRHRVQFVWVRGHAGTRENERCDRLATQAALGRDLLEDAGYLCPGQRPQE; this is translated from the coding sequence GTGAAAAAGAAGTACTATGCCGTTGTTCGTGGTTTTTGCCCCGGCATTTATAACTCATGGTATGGCCTCGGCGGGGCGGAGGAGCAGGTACGGGGATATGCAAACGCCCTTTTCCAGGGATTCGGCAGCCGGGAAGAAGCGGAAGTATGGCAAAAAAAGGGGACGCCAGCCAGGCGAACGGAAGCGGCTGGAGCCGCAAAACCTGTCGTGACAGGTAAAGGCAGGCGAACGGAAACAGCGGATACGAGCACTGCGCCTGAAATTGTTGCCCCGGTTAAGGCGTCGGCGCAGAAAATCATCATTTACACCGATGGCGGGTGCAAGCGGAATCCGGGACCGGGCGGATACGGGGCGGTGGTAATGGACGGAAGCAACCGCAGGGAACTGGCGCAGGGATTTCGGCTGACGACGAACAACCGCATGGAGCTTATGGCCTGCATCGCCGCGTTGCAATCACTGACCGGTTCAGCCGCCGTTGTTCTCCACAGCGATTCTCAGTATGTGGTAAAAGGGATCGAAAAGGGTTGGGCAAAAAGGTGGCGGGCGAAAGGCTGGATGCGCACCAAAGAGGAGGCGGCTGTCAACGCCGATCTCTGGGCGGTGCTGCTGGAGCTCTGCGATCGCCATCGGGTGCAGTTTGTCTGGGTGCGCGGCCATGCCGGAACAAGGGAAAATGAGCGTTGCGACAGGTTGGCGACTCAAGCCGCCCTGGGCCGGGATCTGCTTGAAGACGCAGGTTATCTCTGCCCGGGGCAACGGCCTCAGGAATAA
- a CDS encoding lytic transglycosylase domain-containing protein, protein MATARRALIAAIFILLPLAALAAGETSGDEAVVAAYRAFLARDEATVFSQVEQTKHHVLTAYVRYWSISLRLKDVDPAEVNAFLDKYAGTVLAERFRQEWLHELGKQGRWEQFRLQFPLLPRADSENKCYALQESLRRQGIDNRLAADFKGFWNAPRSLPEGCLPVAAALVNACRLFAPDIKARLRLLLMENLVSAARRTRELSSADDLPGAKQIEEVFRSPASFLAQDEAILQTAKGAELAFIALLSLARSDLPRAAKLLEGKLKTILSLQDQQRLWTYLATRGARSHLPESLEWFKKGEKEALAGEQLVWRARIALRQENWPEVKTAIEGMTAPLRNESAWTYWLGRSLGMTGNNDASRELFKKISGRYDFYGLLAAEELGIPLPIPAQAAESTKEELSRVAGRPALQRALALYRLNLRTEAAREWRWGLRSLSDRQLLAAAELARMNGVWDRSANTAELAASEQNFLLRYPTPYKDILIKNARNCNLDESVVLGLVRQESLFAAEARSSAGARGLMQLMPETARITARKIGMAGFNNAMLTRPEVNIELGTAYLRDILKRFSANYAFAAAAYNAGPRRAEKWRSAKPLEGVIYVESIPFTETRLYVKKVLANAVYYSALYGSKQRSLKQLLGTIAGSAGKNEASAPNQGEQGYDY, encoded by the coding sequence ATGGCAACAGCGCGACGGGCACTAATAGCGGCTATTTTTATTTTGCTGCCGCTCGCAGCCTTGGCGGCGGGAGAGACAAGCGGCGATGAAGCTGTTGTGGCGGCTTACCGGGCCTTTTTGGCCCGCGATGAGGCCACTGTGTTCAGTCAGGTTGAACAAACAAAACACCACGTTCTTACCGCCTATGTCCGCTACTGGTCAATCAGTCTGCGCCTTAAAGATGTGGACCCTGCGGAAGTCAATGCCTTTCTGGACAAATACGCAGGAACCGTGCTCGCCGAGCGGTTTCGGCAGGAGTGGCTGCATGAACTGGGCAAGCAAGGCCGGTGGGAGCAGTTCCGACTGCAATTCCCGCTTTTGCCGAGGGCCGATTCCGAAAACAAATGCTACGCCCTCCAGGAAAGTCTGCGGCGGCAGGGGATAGACAATCGCCTTGCTGCTGACTTCAAAGGCTTCTGGAATGCCCCGCGCTCCTTGCCGGAGGGATGCCTACCGGTCGCCGCGGCATTGGTCAACGCCTGCCGCCTCTTTGCCCCGGACATCAAGGCGCGGCTGCGGCTGCTGCTAATGGAGAATCTTGTTTCAGCCGCGCGGCGTACCAGGGAGCTTTCGTCCGCAGATGATCTGCCGGGCGCAAAACAGATCGAGGAGGTTTTTCGATCCCCGGCCTCTTTTTTGGCGCAGGATGAAGCAATTCTCCAAACTGCGAAAGGTGCGGAACTCGCCTTTATTGCCCTTTTGTCTCTGGCCCGCAGCGACTTGCCGCGTGCGGCAAAATTGCTGGAAGGCAAGCTAAAAACAATCCTTTCCCTGCAGGATCAGCAGCGCTTATGGACGTATCTCGCAACCAGAGGCGCCCGCAGTCACCTTCCGGAATCACTGGAGTGGTTCAAAAAGGGCGAGAAGGAAGCGCTTGCCGGGGAACAGCTTGTCTGGCGAGCGCGCATCGCGCTAAGACAGGAAAACTGGCCTGAGGTAAAAACCGCGATAGAAGGCATGACCGCCCCGCTGCGCAACGAATCGGCCTGGACTTACTGGCTGGGGCGGTCGCTTGGCATGACTGGAAACAACGACGCAAGCCGGGAGCTTTTCAAGAAGATTTCCGGTCGTTATGATTTCTATGGACTGTTGGCCGCCGAGGAGTTGGGAATTCCGTTGCCGATTCCCGCCCAGGCGGCAGAGTCAACCAAGGAAGAGCTATCCCGGGTTGCAGGGCGCCCCGCCCTTCAGCGGGCGCTTGCCCTCTACCGGCTCAATTTACGAACGGAGGCAGCCCGGGAGTGGCGGTGGGGTTTGCGTTCGCTGAGCGACCGACAACTACTGGCGGCGGCGGAACTGGCAAGAATGAACGGCGTTTGGGATCGCTCCGCCAACACGGCGGAGTTGGCAGCTTCCGAACAAAACTTTTTACTGCGCTATCCAACGCCGTACAAAGACATCCTCATAAAGAATGCCCGCAACTGCAATCTCGACGAGTCGGTAGTGCTGGGGCTTGTGCGCCAGGAAAGCCTCTTTGCTGCCGAGGCCCGGTCGTCAGCCGGGGCAAGGGGGCTGATGCAGTTGATGCCGGAGACAGCGCGGATCACCGCCCGCAAAATCGGCATGGCTGGGTTCAATAACGCGATGTTGACAAGGCCGGAGGTAAATATCGAATTGGGGACGGCCTATCTGCGCGACATACTGAAACGGTTTTCCGCAAATTATGCGTTTGCCGCGGCCGCTTACAACGCCGGACCACGCCGCGCCGAGAAGTGGCGAAGCGCCAAACCGCTGGAAGGCGTGATCTATGTCGAATCAATCCCGTTTACGGAAACGCGCCTTTACGTAAAGAAGGTTCTGGCCAACGCCGTTTACTACTCGGCCCTTTATGGGAGCAAACAGCGGTCTCTCAAGCAGCTTCTTGGCACAATCGCAGGCAGCGCCGGGAAGAACGAGGCTTCTGCACCGAACCAGGGCGAGCAGGGTTATGATTACTGA
- a CDS encoding zinc ribbon domain-containing protein: MKDRKGCSLDREEVRPYNRSKKKNGFKVVLHNVQEVKAVPIHEFKCRKCGKIFEYLCMRSDDRDHAVCPDCGHKKTDIQLSAFSCSGSGSAAGALSSFSAPCHSS; the protein is encoded by the coding sequence TTGAAGGACCGGAAAGGCTGCTCGCTTGACAGAGAAGAAGTCCGTCCATATAATCGCAGCAAGAAAAAGAACGGCTTCAAGGTTGTTTTGCACAATGTTCAGGAGGTGAAGGCAGTGCCGATACACGAGTTTAAATGCAGAAAATGCGGGAAGATCTTCGAATATCTGTGCATGCGCAGCGATGACAGGGATCACGCTGTCTGCCCTGATTGCGGGCATAAAAAAACGGATATCCAGTTGTCGGCTTTTTCCTGTTCAGGAAGCGGCAGTGCAGCGGGGGCGTTATCGTCCTTTTCTGCGCCCTGTCATTCTTCCTGA